From the genome of Arthrobacter sp. SLBN-122:
CAGCAGCGCCGCGAGTTCCGCTTTGACCTTCGCTACCGCGCCCTCACAGGATACGGGCCCAAGGAGTTGGAAAAGGCTGTGAAGGACGAGTTCCCGTTCTTGCCGTCCGGCTCCCAGCTTGTTTTGGACCGGGTGGCGCAGAAGGTGGTGCTAGACAACATGAAGGCACAGCTGCAATTCAACCGTCAGGACCTGGTTAAGGATGTAGCTTCGTATGCCGAGACGGAGTTGGCGGCCTATCTGGAGCGGTCAGGAAACGACGTGAAGTCAATTTACCGTTCTATCGGAGACTCCTGGACTGACTGCCTTCGTCGGGCCGGAGTGATTGAAGGGTTGTCACCGTTGGAGACCGTGCTGCGCGGGAAGGTCATGCAGCTGTCGAACGCGGACGAGGAGAATCTGCTGCGCCGCATGGCCGCGCTGATTCATGTCGACGATCCTGAACGTGCCGCCGCCTATTCAATGCTGGTTGCTCCCGAGGCGCCCCCCTACGCAGAGCTTGGACCCCGCGAGCAGACCTTCGCCCGGATGCTTTTTTTCACCCTGTGGCCAGACGGTGGTGGATTCAAGACTTACGACGACGGCCTGGACCATCTGCGCGGCTACCGGTTTGTGTGCGGCGAGATTCGCCAGCTGGTGGAATTCGGAGTGGCAAGGTCAAGGCATGCGGCGAAGCGGCTGGGTGCCGGGCTACAGCATATTCCGCTGCTGACTCACGCCACCTACCGGCGGGAGGAGATCTTGGCCGCCCTGCAGTACGGCTCACTGGAGCTGGGCAAGAACGTTCAGCACCGTGAGGGCGTTGCCTGGTGCCCGGCGACGGCCACGGATGCCTTTTTCGTAACCCTCAACAAGGACGCCAAGAATCACTCCGCCACAACTATGTACAAGGACTATGCAATCAGCCCGGAGCTGTTCCATTGGGAGTCCCAGAATGCTACCTCGCCTAGCAGCCCGACCGGCCGACGCTACCTGGACCGGTTGAAGCACGAGTCTCACATCCTGCTATTCACCCGGGACACAGCCAAAGACGAGACGGGAGTGACCGCGCCTTTCACGTGCCTTGGTCCAGTCGACTACGTCCAGCACGCGGGGGCGAAGCCTATTGGCATTACCTGGAGGTTGCATCGATCAATGCCGACGGACGTATTCGCTACGGCGGCGGCGGTGGCTCAGTGAATCCGATTGCCCGGGAATGCCCTATGTGTGAAAAGCCCTGGGCACCTTGAGTGACGATGCCAGGATCCCTGATCACTCGAGTCCTCGAGGCCGATATTGTTCCTCATCCGGACGTTCGTTCTCCGCTATCGAGGCACAAATGAATCCGGTAATCATTGAACCTGAACCAGACAGGCCTATACGGATGGGCCGTTGCCCATCCTGTGGGCAGGAGAAACAACTACTCTCTGGGTCAACGCTTCTGCCAGCACACAGATGGAAGACGGGGCCAATATGTTCCGGTGGAGGCGGGGAGGCAGAGCGGGTTCGTATACGAAGGCCGTTCAGACCGAATTTTGGCTTACCCGAACTCGGCTCAACAAGTGTCCGAGCAACACCCTCCTCACCTCCAGGAACTGGGAAACGCCGTTAATATCTCGATCTGTCGTCGTTGGCCTGCACCTTGGTACTCGATCACACCGGCGGTCGCGCTGGCGACACGCGTCGTGAAGGCCCTGCAACAAATGCATGACCCCTACTGGTGTCGTAGGTCGGTCAATGTTTCGATCTTCAACTTCCTTGGGGGAAAGATGGCGCATTCGGCCCGCGCAGGCGACTCAAAATGGCAGTGTCCTGCTTGCAACAGAATCTTGGCGGCCAGGCCTCTGGCTGGAAGGGTTACGAAGCACGCAAACGGCCAAGGAGATTTGTGTAGCGGCGTGGGTAAGGCGGCAGTAAACCTCTCGGCAACAGCGGCACCAAAAGTGGGTCAGGGGGCTCGAGGAGGAATCAGAGCCCGTAAGAAAAGCCCGAAGCCCTCACCCCGGCCGACGCTGAAAATAAAGCCATCAGAACGATCCGTCCCCGGAAACAGGGAACGCCCCGACATGCTTCCGAGTAAGAAGGCCCAGGGCTCCTTTAGCCTCCCTAAAACCGCATAAAGGACGAAGAGCACTGGACGTTGATTCAAGGCAATGCTCGGCAGGACATTGAAACCGATGCCGGCTGGCGCAGAGTGAGGCTCGGCGCTTCACAAGGCACAGGGAAACGCCGCTGATCCGTCGTAGCATTATGGGCACAGCATTCAGCGCCTCATCTGCGATCGCTCGGCCATACATTCATGGGCGCCAAGCTGTTGCAGCGACAAGTTGAGTGTTAGCTACCCTGCCAGCTCCGTGAGTAGGAGAGCCGTAGCAGGCACAATCTGTATAGGCGGTCATTCAGGTCGCATCGCTGACAGCACCATATTGAAGGACAGTGGGAGTGATCATGGCGAAGTACACGGTTCAGCAGCAGCAAGTGGACACGCTTCTTGGGTGGGTCCGCAGCGGGCAGGTGGCGATTCCCGAGATGCAACGGCCCTTCGTATGGAATTCCACCAAGGTTCGTGACCTCATGGACTCGCTGTATAACGGCTTTCCTATTGGTTACTTGATCACGTGGCAAAGCCTGGACGTTGGATTGAAGGACGGAAGTAAATCAAACTTCAAGCAGATCCTCATCGATGGACAGCAGCGCATTACGGCCATGACGGCAGCGCTGGTCGGGGAGCCAGTTGTTGATAAGACATACGCAAGAAAGCGAATCAAGATTGCTTTTAACCCGGTGACCGAGGAATTCGCCACCCTGACCCCGGTGCTTGCCAAAAGTCCAGAATGGATTCCCGACGTGGCGGAGTTTATTAGTGCTCCGTCTGTCCTCGGCCTCATGAAGACTTACATTGCCGCTAACCCCGGGGCGGATGAATTAGCGGTCGAACAGGCTTTCGGTAGGCTCGGGGCGATTAAGACAGCGCAAGTGGGCATTATCACTCTGGCGGACGACCTGGACATCACCACGGTGACAGAGATCTTCATCCGCATCAATTCTAAGGGCGTTCCGCTGAGCAGCGCGGACTTTGCCATGAGCAAGATCGCGAGCCACGGCGAGTTCGGGTCTAACCTTAGGAAACTCATCGATTACTTCTGTCACCTGGCGGTGTCCCCTCATGTATACGACGACATCGCGCAGAACGATACTGCTTTCGCTTCCTCCGGGTACATGAAGAAAATTGCCTGGCTCAGGCGGGATGCTTCCGACCTCTACGATCCCACTTACACCGACGTCATCCGTGTAGCCGGAATCAAGGAGTTCAAGCGAGGTAAAGTGGCCGCCTTGGTTAGCCTTTTGTCTGGGCGTGACTTTGAGACGAGAACTTTTGACGAGCAACTTGCTGTGGAGTCATTTACCCGGCTCGAAAAAGTTCTGCTTGAAATCGCTAACGAGTACAACTTCCAGCAGTTCATCATGACTATTAAGTCTGCCGGTTTCATTTCTCCTGGCATGATCAGTTCTAAGAACGCATTGAACTTTGCTTACGCCTTGTACCTGCACTTGCGTAGCGAGGGACGGCTCACAGAGGGCGACATTAAACGCGTCGTTCGGAAGTGGTTCGTTATGTCCCTTATCACCAGCCGGTACACGGGTTCCTTCGAGACTGCCTTCGAAGCAGATATACGCAGGATTTCAGAGTACGGAGCCAGCGAGTTCCTTGC
Proteins encoded in this window:
- a CDS encoding GmrSD restriction endonuclease domain-containing protein translates to MAKYTVQQQQVDTLLGWVRSGQVAIPEMQRPFVWNSTKVRDLMDSLYNGFPIGYLITWQSLDVGLKDGSKSNFKQILIDGQQRITAMTAALVGEPVVDKTYARKRIKIAFNPVTEEFATLTPVLAKSPEWIPDVAEFISAPSVLGLMKTYIAANPGADELAVEQAFGRLGAIKTAQVGIITLADDLDITTVTEIFIRINSKGVPLSSADFAMSKIASHGEFGSNLRKLIDYFCHLAVSPHVYDDIAQNDTAFASSGYMKKIAWLRRDASDLYDPTYTDVIRVAGIKEFKRGKVAALVSLLSGRDFETRTFDEQLAVESFTRLEKVLLEIANEYNFQQFIMTIKSAGFISPGMISSKNALNFAYALYLHLRSEGRLTEGDIKRVVRKWFVMSLITSRYTGSFETAFEADIRRISEYGASEFLANIERSSMSENFWDVAVPMSMESSSIRSPFFQTYLAAQVHSSARGFLSKNITVANMLEESGDIHHLVPKNYLQKNGIRDRSDYNQIANYALTETPINIGIKDSAPADYMERVKQQIDDGELRLGEITERYELKENLAANAVPESIFDTTAETYGQFLIERRLMMSHYIRDYYRSL